The following coding sequences are from one Nicotiana tabacum cultivar K326 chromosome 1, ASM71507v2, whole genome shotgun sequence window:
- the LOC107811087 gene encoding putative trehalose-phosphate phosphatase G isoform X1: MRCSKNWSISFDATNSLSLHNNNQASFFVQIKYPSALNSFQQILRQARNKQIVIFLDYDGTLSPIVDDPDRAFMSNEMCSAVRNVARYFPTSIISGRRRAKVYELVGLTELDYAGSHGGVDQEIEDEGNEDLDLT; this comes from the exons ATGAGATGCAGCAAAAATTGGTCCATTAGTTTTGATGCAACGAATTCTCTGTCTTTACATAATAATAATCAAGCTTCTTTCTTTGTCCAGATCAAGTATCCATCAGCTCTCAACTCCTTTCAGCAAATTCTGAGGCAAGCAAGGAATAAACAGATAGTCATCTTCTTAGATTATGATGGGACTCTTTCTCCTATTGTTGATGACCCTGACCGTGCTTTTATGTCCAATGAG ATGTGCTCTGCTGTCAGGAATGTTGCAAGGTATTTCCCAACATCCATCATCAGTGGAAGAAGACGTGCCAAG GTTTATGAGCTGGTAGGTCTAACTGAACTCGATTATGCCGGTAGCCATG GTGGAGTAGatcaagaaatagaagatgaaggCAATGAAGATCTAGACCTTACttaa